A part of Kryptolebias marmoratus isolate JLee-2015 linkage group LG8, ASM164957v2, whole genome shotgun sequence genomic DNA contains:
- the mafba gene encoding transcription factor MafB, whose translation MLQQVSAERWRSQKNYCMKQGRREETLINKSVFATLASTFAYLQKSRDSSMSAELSMGPELPSSPLALEYVNDFDLMKFDVKKEGLAGFDRSGVRQCNRLQPQGSVSSTPISTPCSSVPSSPSFSPTEQKHQLEELYWMPNSGYHQQIDPQTLNLTPEDAVEALIGATAHGHPQPPHVQQQLQQQGAFEGYRGPHHHHHSHHGHSQQHHHPYAGGIPHHAEELSGHPGAHSHPHSQHHHHHSQDPDSPSPVSPESHQPLHHHRHHHHHHPHGHLSQTAAHHGAGGGLSVEDRFSDEQLVSMSVRELNRHLRGFTKDEVIRLKQKRRTLKNRGYAQSCRFKRVQQKHVLENEKTQLMNQVEQLKAEISRLARERDAYKLKCEKLTGSGASNGFREAGSTSDNPSSPEFFM comes from the coding sequence ATGCTACAGCAAGTCAGCGCAGAGCGGTGGAGGAGCCAAAAGAACTATTGCATGAAACAAGGAAGGAGAGAAGAGACTTTGATTAATAAGTCCGTTTTTGCGACGCTCGCCAGTACCTTTGCTTATCTGCAGAAGAGTCGCGACTCCAGCATGAGTGCGGAGCTGAGCATGGGCCCGGAGCTGCCCAGCAGCCCCCTGGCTCTGGAATATGTCAACGACTTTGACCTGATGAAGTTTGACGTGAAGAAGGAGGGCCTGGCCGGGTTCGATCGCAGCGGGGTGCGCCAGTGTAACCGTCTCCAGCCGCAGGGCTCCGTGTCCTCCACCCCCATCAGCACGCCCTGCAGCTCGGTGCCCTCCTCGCCCAGCTTCAGCCCCACGGAGCAGAAGCACCAGCTCGAGGAGCTGTACTGGATGCCGAACAGCGGGTACCACCAGCAGATAGACCCGCAGACGCTGAATCTGACCCCGGAGGACGCGGTGGAGGCCCTGATCGGAGCCACGGCGCACGGCCACCCTCAGCCCCCACacgtccagcagcagctgcagcagcagggcgCCTTCGAGGGCTACCGGGGCccgcaccaccaccaccacagccACCACGGCCACAGCCAGCAGCATCATCACCCGTACGCGGGGGGCATTCCGCACCACGCCGAGGAGCTGTCCGGGCACCCGGGCGCGCACAGCCACCCGCACAGCCaacatcaccaccaccacagcCAGGACCCCGACAGCCCGTCGCCGGTCTCCCCGGAGTCCCACCAGCCGCTCCATCACcaccgccaccaccaccaccaccaccctcacGGCCACCTGAGCCAGACGGCGGCGCACCACGGCGCGGGCGGCGGGCTCAGCGTGGAGGACCGCTTCTCCGACGAGCAGCTGGTGTCCATGTCGGTGCGGGAGCTCAACAGACACCTGCGGGGCTTCACCAAGGACGAGGTCATCCGCCTCAAGCAGAAGAGGAGGACCCTGAAGAACCGGGGCTACGCGCAGTCCTGCAGGTTCAAGCGCGTGCAGCAGAAGCACGTGCTGGAGAACGAGAAGACGCAGCTGATGAAccaggtggagcagctgaaggCGGAGATCAGCCGGCTGGCGAGGGAGAGGGACGCCTACAAACTCAAGTGCGAGAAGCTGACGGGCTCGGGGGCCAGTAACGGCTTCCGCGAGGCCGGCTCGACCAGCGACAACCCCTCATCCCCGGAGTTCTTCATGTGA